A part of Thermotoga petrophila RKU-1 genomic DNA contains:
- the dnaX gene encoding DNA polymerase III subunit gamma/tau yields the protein MEVLYRKYRPKTFSEVVNQDHVKKAIIGAIQKNSVAHGYIFAGPRGTGKTTLARILAKSLNCENRKGVEPCNSCRACREIDEGTFMDVIELDAASNRGIDEIRRIRDAVGYRPMEGKYKVYIIDEVHMLTKEAFNALLKTLEEPPSHVVFVLATTNLEKVPPTIISRCQVFEFRNIPDELIEKRLQEVAEAEGIEIDREALSFIAKRASGGLRDALTMLEQVWKFSEGKIDLETVHRALGLIPIQVVRDYVNAIFSGDVKRVFTVLDDVYYSGKDYEVLIQEAVEDLVEDLERERGVYQVSANDIVQVSRQLLNLLREIKFAEEKRLVCKVGSAYIATRFSTANVQENDVREKNDNSNVQQKEEKKEMVKAKEEKQEGSEFEKRFKELMEELKEKGDLSIFVALSLSEVEFDGKKVIISFDSSKAMHYELMKKKLPELENIFSRKLGKKVEVELRLMGKEETIEKVSQKILRLFEQEG from the coding sequence GTGGAAGTTCTTTACAGGAAGTACAGACCAAAGACTTTTTCTGAGGTTGTCAATCAGGATCATGTGAAGAAGGCAATAATCGGTGCTATTCAGAAGAACAGCGTGGCCCACGGATACATATTCGCCGGTCCGAGGGGAACGGGGAAGACTACTCTTGCCAGAATTCTCGCAAAATCACTGAACTGTGAAAACAGAAAGGGAGTTGAACCCTGCAACTCCTGCAGAGCCTGCAGAGAGATAGACGAGGGAACTTTCATGGACGTGATAGAACTCGACGCGGCTTCCAACAGAGGAATAGACGAGATCAGAAGAATCAGAGACGCCGTTGGATACAGGCCGATGGAAGGCAAATACAAAGTTTATATAATAGACGAAGTTCACATGCTCACGAAAGAAGCCTTCAACGCGCTCCTCAAAACACTCGAAGAACCTCCCTCCCACGTCGTGTTCGTGCTGGCAACGACAAACCTTGAGAAGGTTCCTCCCACGATCATCTCGAGATGTCAGGTTTTCGAGTTCAGAAACATTCCCGACGAGCTCATCGAAAAGAGGCTCCAGGAAGTTGCGGAGGCTGAAGGAATAGAGATAGACAGGGAAGCCCTGAGTTTCATCGCAAAAAGGGCCTCTGGAGGATTGAGAGACGCGCTCACCATGCTCGAACAGGTGTGGAAGTTCTCGGAAGGAAAGATAGATCTCGAGACGGTACACAGAGCGCTCGGGTTGATACCGATACAGGTTGTTCGCGATTACGTGAATGCTATCTTTTCTGGTGATGTGAAAAGGGTCTTCACCGTTCTCGACGACGTCTATTACAGCGGGAAGGACTACGAGGTGCTCATTCAGGAAGCGGTCGAGGATCTGGTCGAAGACCTGGAAAGAGAGAGAGGGGTTTACCAGGTTTCAGCGAACGATATAGTTCAGGTTTCGAGACAACTTCTGAATCTTCTGAGAGAGATAAAGTTCGCCGAAGAAAAACGACTCGTCTGTAAAGTGGGTTCGGCTTACATAGCGACGAGGTTCTCCACCGCAAACGTTCAGGAAAACGATGTCAGAGAAAAAAACGATAATTCAAATGTACAGCAGAAAGAAGAGAAGAAAGAAATGGTGAAGGCAAAAGAAGAAAAACAGGAAGGCAGCGAGTTCGAGAAACGTTTCAAAGAACTCATGGAAGAACTGAAAGAAAAGGGTGATCTTTCAATTTTCGTCGCCCTCAGTCTCTCAGAGGTAGAGTTTGACGGGAAAAAGGTGATTATTTCTTTTGATTCATCGAAAGCTATGCATTACGAGTTGATGAAGAAAAAGCTGCCTGAGCTGGAAAACATCTTTTCCAGAAAACTCGGGAAAAAGGTAGAAGTTGAACTTCGACTGATGGGAAAGGAAGAAACAATAGAGAAGGTTTCTCAGAAAATCCTGAGATTGTTTGAACAGGAGGGATAA
- a CDS encoding transglycosylase SLT domain-containing protein codes for MKKITILILVLVVVPVFLSTVPPEDNISFREINSIAVKEWFKELVRSRRASYKLKSDEEFLEDLWKTINNVAKETNFDPILIISVIDVESDFRNVVGLYGELGMMQIKKETAEMVANLYGLEIPESGWTELVWNYRLNIKYGAHYLKYLFDKFNSLRLALEYYNGGNSRKSYARKILETYEEFKKELGI; via the coding sequence GTGAAAAAAATAACTATCTTGATCTTGGTGCTCGTGGTGGTCCCTGTTTTTCTGAGCACCGTTCCTCCGGAAGATAATATTTCCTTTCGCGAGATCAACTCCATCGCGGTGAAGGAATGGTTCAAAGAACTGGTCAGATCAAGAAGAGCCTCCTACAAACTGAAAAGCGATGAAGAATTCCTCGAAGATCTGTGGAAAACGATAAACAACGTGGCAAAAGAAACGAATTTCGATCCTATTCTCATAATATCCGTCATAGATGTGGAAAGTGACTTCAGAAATGTTGTGGGGTTGTACGGAGAACTCGGTATGATGCAGATAAAGAAAGAGACGGCGGAGATGGTGGCGAACCTGTACGGTCTGGAAATCCCAGAGTCAGGCTGGACAGAACTCGTGTGGAACTACCGGTTGAACATAAAGTACGGAGCCCACTATTTGAAGTACCTCTTCGACAAGTTCAACAGTTTGAGATTGGCACTCGAGTACTACAACGGTGGAAACAGCAGAAAGTCCTACGCACGAAAGATACTGGAAACGTACGAAGAGTTCAAGAAAGAACTGGGGATCTAA
- a CDS encoding tartrate dehydratase subunit beta, producing the protein MILLIVLRYPVSLNVIRKLKTGDVVYYTGKIVVMDRSVVDVLEKYERYEGTKLYDLTGEIAVLGTFRKNKLQFQEMSEELLEKLFLLGVNGVILEKVHPFSATKRFSRVVFEPLEEVMGTRRVIYKTPDNKKLEELEVEKLILRVVQDSSGKVYSKV; encoded by the coding sequence GTGATTCTTTTGATAGTACTCAGATATCCCGTGTCTCTGAACGTCATAAGAAAGTTGAAGACAGGAGATGTTGTCTACTACACGGGAAAGATCGTTGTTATGGACAGAAGCGTTGTGGACGTCCTTGAAAAATACGAAAGATACGAAGGAACAAAGCTCTACGATCTGACGGGAGAAATAGCGGTATTGGGAACGTTCAGGAAGAACAAGCTTCAGTTTCAAGAGATGAGTGAAGAGCTCCTGGAAAAACTCTTTCTCTTGGGAGTGAACGGCGTGATTCTGGAGAAAGTGCATCCTTTTTCTGCAACGAAGAGGTTTTCCAGGGTGGTGTTCGAGCCCCTCGAAGAAGTCATGGGAACGAGGAGGGTGATTTATAAAACTCCGGACAACAAGAAACTCGAGGAACTGGAAGTGGAAAAGCTGATTCTCCGTGTGGTACAGGACTCTTCCGGCAAGGTCTACTCGAAGGTTTAG
- a CDS encoding site-2 protease family protein, which yields MVNMRIIVPTLSNILTGFLAVLIVATPREYIKGFVAYKLGDTTPKQAGRLSLNPFVHLDPLGTISFILFEFGWTRSVPIRYWKLKNKKKDLLKISLLGPAVSFILFFLCGLIASHLPEEDFWWFLMVKAAKYNLTYALFSLFPIPPLDGSKILASLLPDKYMEWLVKYEVYGVLFMIALLVLWIIPLVMNPFVRFIDGFVWMIVR from the coding sequence ATGGTGAACATGAGGATAATCGTTCCCACACTGAGCAACATACTCACAGGGTTTCTCGCAGTGCTCATAGTCGCTACTCCCAGAGAGTACATCAAAGGCTTTGTAGCCTACAAACTCGGTGATACCACACCGAAACAGGCCGGAAGGCTTTCTCTGAACCCCTTTGTTCATCTCGATCCACTGGGAACGATCTCTTTCATCCTCTTCGAGTTCGGGTGGACGAGATCCGTGCCCATTCGCTATTGGAAGCTCAAAAACAAAAAGAAGGATCTTTTGAAAATCTCGCTGCTCGGTCCTGCCGTTAGCTTCATCCTTTTCTTTCTTTGTGGATTGATCGCCTCGCATCTTCCCGAGGAGGATTTCTGGTGGTTTCTCATGGTGAAGGCCGCAAAGTACAACCTCACGTACGCGCTCTTTTCTCTTTTTCCCATACCCCCTCTCGATGGAAGCAAGATTCTCGCTTCTCTTCTTCCCGACAAGTATATGGAGTGGCTGGTAAAATACGAGGTGTACGGGGTTCTCTTCATGATCGCTCTGCTCGTGCTCTGGATAATACCACTCGTTATGAATCCCTTTGTGAGGTTCATCGATGGTTTTGTCTGGATGATCGTGAGGTGA
- the csaB gene encoding polysaccharide pyruvyl transferase CsaB — protein sequence MATAFLWGYYGFDNFGDELMFKACVNLLKELGFGTIYTPLPKGKKSMGITSVDRYSLKILSLLKKSQVSIAGGGGLFQDVTSFRSLLYYYSLSKASLLMNKPLIFFGNSVGPLRRRLSKKLVWDVFKDKRTVFIARDPASYRYVRMVGGNAMLGTDPAIIHLMESDMERNTEKKAVFFLKSPMDVSYILKSLKDQGINDFVISTAFPGDHSYLPPLRNGENLLEEIVSSSIVITERFHPALVAAYFEVPFIIVDCQKARRFFTRYTKEDHFFSKRDPLEISLKVPVVLKKELKLKEKMKNDAIEMKEMLKGVLKGW from the coding sequence TTGGCAACGGCCTTTCTCTGGGGATACTACGGCTTTGACAACTTCGGGGATGAATTGATGTTCAAGGCGTGTGTGAATCTTCTGAAAGAGCTGGGATTCGGGACCATATACACACCCCTGCCGAAGGGGAAAAAATCCATGGGGATCACCTCTGTCGATAGATATTCGCTCAAGATACTCTCTCTTTTGAAGAAATCTCAAGTTTCCATAGCGGGTGGAGGGGGATTGTTTCAGGACGTTACCAGTTTCCGGAGTCTTCTCTACTATTACTCTCTTTCAAAAGCTTCACTTCTCATGAACAAACCTCTCATATTCTTTGGAAACAGCGTGGGACCGTTGAGAAGAAGGCTTTCAAAAAAGCTTGTGTGGGACGTTTTCAAAGATAAAAGAACCGTTTTCATAGCGCGTGATCCCGCTTCTTACAGGTACGTCAGAATGGTTGGCGGAAATGCAATGCTCGGAACAGATCCGGCCATAATCCACCTTATGGAGTCCGATATGGAAAGAAATACCGAAAAGAAAGCGGTGTTTTTCCTGAAATCTCCGATGGATGTGTCGTATATATTGAAGAGCCTCAAGGATCAGGGAATCAACGACTTTGTCATATCAACGGCTTTTCCAGGGGATCACTCCTATCTTCCACCTCTCAGAAATGGAGAGAACTTGCTCGAAGAGATAGTGAGTTCGTCCATTGTGATAACGGAGAGGTTCCACCCGGCGCTTGTGGCAGCGTATTTCGAAGTACCGTTCATTATCGTCGATTGTCAAAAAGCGAGAAGATTTTTCACAAGATACACAAAAGAGGATCATTTCTTTTCAAAGAGAGATCCTCTGGAAATCTCTTTGAAGGTTCCCGTTGTGTTGAAGAAAGAATTGAAGCTGAAAGAGAAAATGAAAAACGACGCTATCGAGATGAAGGAGATGCTGAAAGGAGTCCTGAAAGGATGGTGA
- a CDS encoding MBL fold metallo-hydrolase: MITNLSDRVFVIGTGTSANSVLVCGKKFCVLFDSTLFPEKARKIKEFTTEILGKEIVVVFNTHYHPDHTFGNEVFDRIISHSLTRKALEEMDEEYIRKIGVEVSLKFPDETFSERENYRFGDIVVEAVHLGGHTPDSSIFVLKNEKIVICGDLLTTGIHAEIVTDSDLFEWIEALSEIEKIRADYFVPGHGKVGTIEDVRNMKDYISKVLRFREGSVKHSELLEDPNFINREHPELLSWGLENIIR; this comes from the coding sequence ATGATCACGAATCTTTCCGACAGAGTGTTCGTGATAGGAACAGGAACGTCGGCGAACAGTGTGCTTGTCTGTGGAAAGAAATTCTGTGTACTCTTCGATTCAACACTTTTTCCTGAAAAGGCAAGGAAGATCAAAGAATTCACCACAGAAATTCTGGGCAAAGAAATCGTCGTTGTCTTCAACACGCATTACCATCCCGACCACACTTTCGGAAACGAGGTTTTTGACAGAATCATATCTCACAGTCTCACCAGAAAAGCCCTGGAAGAAATGGATGAAGAGTACATAAGAAAGATCGGAGTGGAGGTTTCTTTGAAGTTTCCAGATGAGACCTTCTCCGAAAGAGAAAATTACAGATTTGGAGACATCGTGGTGGAAGCGGTTCACCTGGGAGGACACACCCCGGATTCTTCGATCTTCGTTTTGAAGAACGAAAAAATCGTCATCTGCGGGGACCTTCTGACAACCGGCATCCACGCCGAAATAGTCACGGACAGTGACCTCTTCGAATGGATAGAAGCGCTCAGCGAAATCGAAAAAATACGGGCAGATTACTTCGTACCGGGTCACGGAAAAGTGGGCACCATCGAAGATGTCAGAAACATGAAAGACTACATCTCAAAAGTCCTGCGCTTCAGAGAAGGCAGTGTGAAACACTCAGAACTCCTGGAAGACCCGAATTTCATCAACAGGGAACACCCGGAGCTTCTGAGCTGGGGGCTGGAAAACATCATTCGTTGA
- the fliY gene encoding flagellar motor switch phosphatase FliY produces MTEKEFLSQEEIDKLLGGSDTGGVLTLEEKDMIGEIGNIAMGSAATTLSMILGRDIHITVPTVREEKMKNVKSDFSGEQVVVSVEYIEGLEGLNVLVLNKKLVAVIADLMMGGSGEVETEELDEIKLSAVGEAMNQMMGSAATSLSELLGITINISPPKVEILNFDDPSTQFPPVTDNPEKDVAVVEFEIEIEGLPKSKFYQVISADLVKKMYEYFTKKQSEAKGSEKKEEKKEEKKVKVEPVEFAELKPSETRKTEVPSDKLELLLDIPLRVTVELGRTRMTLKRVLEMIPGSIIELDKLTGEPVDILVNGKLIARGEVVVIDENFGVRITEIVSPKERLELLNE; encoded by the coding sequence ATGACGGAAAAAGAATTCCTTTCTCAGGAAGAGATAGACAAGCTTCTTGGCGGTTCTGATACTGGTGGTGTTCTCACTCTTGAAGAAAAAGACATGATAGGTGAGATAGGAAACATCGCGATGGGAAGCGCTGCCACGACGCTCTCGATGATTCTCGGAAGGGATATTCACATCACCGTTCCAACTGTTCGGGAAGAAAAGATGAAGAACGTCAAGAGTGACTTCAGTGGTGAGCAGGTAGTGGTGAGTGTGGAATACATAGAGGGGCTGGAAGGATTGAATGTCCTTGTCCTAAATAAAAAACTCGTAGCGGTGATAGCTGACCTCATGATGGGGGGAAGTGGAGAGGTAGAAACCGAGGAACTGGACGAGATCAAACTCAGTGCGGTTGGAGAAGCGATGAATCAGATGATGGGAAGCGCTGCAACGTCGCTTTCTGAACTTCTGGGAATAACCATCAATATCTCTCCGCCAAAGGTGGAGATATTGAATTTCGATGATCCAAGCACTCAGTTTCCACCGGTGACCGACAATCCAGAAAAAGATGTCGCCGTCGTCGAATTCGAAATAGAGATAGAGGGACTTCCGAAGTCGAAGTTCTACCAGGTGATAAGCGCCGATCTGGTGAAGAAGATGTACGAGTATTTCACGAAAAAACAATCCGAAGCTAAAGGCAGTGAGAAAAAAGAAGAAAAGAAAGAGGAGAAAAAGGTGAAGGTCGAACCGGTAGAATTCGCCGAGTTGAAACCTTCTGAAACCAGAAAAACCGAAGTACCGAGTGACAAGCTGGAACTGCTTCTCGATATTCCTCTCAGAGTCACAGTGGAACTTGGAAGAACGCGAATGACCCTGAAACGAGTTCTGGAAATGATCCCCGGCTCCATAATAGAGCTGGACAAACTCACGGGAGAACCTGTGGATATCCTCGTGAACGGAAAGCTCATCGCCCGCGGAGAAGTTGTCGTGATAGATGAGAACTTTGGGGTGAGGATAACAGAGATCGTGAGTCCAAAAGAGAGGCTCGAACTTCTCAACGAATGA
- the fliM gene encoding flagellar motor switch protein FliM: MSDVLSQEEINQLIEALMKGELKEEDLLKEEEEKKVKPYDFKRPSKFSKEQLRTFQMIHENFGRALSTYLSGRLRTFVDVEISIDQLTYEEFIRSVMIPSFIVIFTGDIFEGSAIFEMRLDLFYTMLDIIMGGPGDNPPNRPPTEIETSIMRKEVTNMLTLLAQAWSDFQYFIPSIENVETNPQFVQIVPPNEIVLLVTASVSWGEFTSFINVCWPFSLLEPLLEKLSDRFWMMGRKPERVEERMEELKKVSQKVPVTVQAVIGETELRLKEILDLEVGDVIRLGTHYKDEIRIDVEGRPKFRGIPGVFKGKYAVKVTGEFTNGGEYE, encoded by the coding sequence ATGTCGGATGTTCTCAGCCAGGAAGAAATAAACCAGTTGATCGAGGCACTGATGAAGGGTGAGTTGAAGGAAGAGGACCTCCTGAAGGAAGAAGAGGAGAAAAAGGTTAAGCCTTACGATTTCAAGAGGCCGAGCAAGTTTTCCAAAGAACAACTTCGAACCTTTCAGATGATACACGAAAACTTTGGGAGGGCTCTTTCTACGTATCTCTCAGGAAGGCTGAGAACTTTTGTGGATGTCGAAATCAGCATAGATCAGCTTACTTATGAGGAATTCATAAGATCCGTGATGATACCATCGTTCATAGTTATCTTCACCGGAGATATTTTTGAGGGAAGCGCCATCTTCGAAATGAGACTGGATCTCTTTTATACCATGCTCGACATCATAATGGGGGGGCCCGGCGATAACCCTCCAAACAGACCTCCCACGGAGATAGAAACCTCCATAATGAGAAAAGAAGTGACCAACATGTTAACCCTTCTTGCTCAGGCCTGGAGTGATTTTCAGTACTTCATTCCTTCGATAGAGAATGTGGAAACGAATCCTCAATTCGTTCAGATTGTACCTCCCAACGAGATCGTTCTTCTTGTAACCGCCTCCGTTTCCTGGGGCGAATTCACAAGCTTTATCAACGTGTGCTGGCCGTTTTCACTTCTTGAACCTTTGCTCGAAAAACTTTCGGATCGCTTCTGGATGATGGGAAGAAAACCCGAAAGAGTCGAAGAGCGAATGGAAGAACTCAAAAAAGTTTCTCAAAAGGTACCTGTGACTGTCCAAGCGGTGATAGGAGAAACTGAGTTGAGATTGAAAGAAATCCTGGATCTGGAAGTGGGAGACGTCATAAGGCTCGGCACTCACTACAAGGATGAAATAAGAATAGACGTTGAGGGGAGACCCAAGTTCAGGGGAATTCCCGGAGTGTTCAAGGGAAAGTATGCGGTGAAGGTGACCGGTGAATTCACCAACGGAGGTGAATACGAATGA
- a CDS encoding flagellar basal body-associated FliL family protein, whose translation MAEEERREEEQPKRRMGASLITSIVVPLVVSVAVYFLLPMFLGSNQGKQGENVPSTPVRIKAVLIQRGENQTFLLKGGRDVVVIDSLSFSVGSDACRAAVAEKNDEIMDALMMIFLSKDKSELSTVPGLELLKRQIRDAVNTITGFVGDKEKYGVLDVYLYIKAFATTE comes from the coding sequence ATGGCAGAAGAAGAAAGAAGAGAAGAAGAACAACCAAAACGTCGAATGGGTGCGTCTTTGATCACGAGCATTGTTGTTCCGCTTGTGGTTTCCGTGGCAGTGTATTTTTTGCTGCCCATGTTCCTTGGTTCGAATCAAGGCAAGCAGGGTGAAAACGTACCTTCGACCCCCGTCAGGATAAAGGCGGTTCTCATTCAGCGGGGGGAAAACCAGACCTTCCTTCTCAAAGGAGGAAGGGACGTAGTCGTGATAGATTCTCTTTCTTTCAGTGTGGGAAGCGATGCCTGCAGGGCGGCTGTAGCTGAGAAGAATGACGAGATCATGGATGCGCTCATGATGATCTTTCTCAGCAAAGATAAGAGTGAACTGAGCACCGTTCCGGGGCTAGAACTGTTGAAGCGTCAAATAAGAGATGCGGTGAACACGATCACTGGATTCGTTGGTGATAAGGAGAAATACGGGGTTCTGGATGTGTACCTGTACATCAAAGCGTTCGCAACCACCGAGTGA
- a CDS encoding OmpA/MotB family protein produces the protein MAKKRKEEQKSSPQWMTTYSDMVTLLLTFFVALISMSTISPGKFQQVAVGLRIALSGNPPSVLMGGKSINEEPLITSKRGIYQELMRLSEEYKGKITVEERDEGTLIVLKDMVFFETGSAKLTVEAKELLAKVGQIVIEHTTNVLEIYGYADDRLPLPNSIYVSNWHLSSARAASVVNFFLTELREKRMIERAADIKLGRFNIDLFYNPDRFYPIGLGDREIKKKIQDLENQINVEKTLINERFRNGEISRSEYESELKKLEEKYQQELDRLRREFRRIDILIKREKL, from the coding sequence ATGGCGAAAAAAAGAAAAGAGGAACAGAAAAGCAGTCCTCAATGGATGACGACCTATTCGGATATGGTGACGCTGCTCCTCACGTTCTTTGTGGCTCTGATCTCGATGTCCACCATCAGTCCCGGAAAGTTCCAGCAGGTGGCGGTAGGGCTCAGAATCGCGTTGAGTGGGAACCCGCCGAGCGTCCTCATGGGAGGAAAAAGCATAAACGAAGAACCCTTGATCACATCAAAAAGAGGAATATATCAAGAACTCATGAGATTGTCCGAAGAATATAAGGGAAAGATCACAGTTGAAGAGAGAGACGAAGGAACACTGATCGTGTTGAAAGACATGGTGTTTTTTGAGACGGGAAGCGCCAAGCTCACAGTGGAAGCCAAAGAACTCCTGGCCAAAGTGGGACAGATAGTCATAGAACACACCACGAACGTGCTCGAGATCTACGGTTATGCGGACGACAGATTGCCTCTTCCAAATTCAATATATGTCTCCAACTGGCATCTTTCGAGCGCCAGAGCAGCGAGTGTGGTGAATTTCTTTCTCACCGAGTTGAGAGAGAAGAGAATGATCGAAAGGGCTGCAGACATAAAGCTTGGACGTTTCAACATCGATCTTTTCTACAATCCTGACAGATTCTACCCAATAGGGCTTGGAGACAGGGAGATAAAGAAAAAGATCCAGGATCTTGAAAACCAGATCAACGTCGAGAAAACACTTATCAATGAAAGGTTCAGAAACGGGGAAATTTCTCGATCGGAATACGAATCGGAACTGAAAAAATTGGAAGAAAAATATCAGCAGGAATTGGATAGATTGAGAAGAGAATTCAGGAGAATAGATATCCTCATAAAACGAGAGAAACTGTGA
- a CDS encoding motility protein A → MDLATLMGLVLVIAALFIGILTGGGDFAAFINIPSLFITVVGSIAATMVAHPKDKAFKIVNIMLSTLKEPKLDHVSLIQTMVSFSEKARREGLLSLEENLESIEDPFMKKALQLVVDGTDPDLLRNMMETEMELFEEELDGERAVLESAGAYAPAFGMIGTLIGLIQMLKSLNNPETLGPSMAVALITTLYGAVLANGVFLPMAEKIKKRRDILVLEKRMILEAVLSIQAGENPRILEEKLKSFLPEKERQAYEAASQEATA, encoded by the coding sequence ATGGACCTTGCAACCCTGATGGGTCTTGTTCTTGTGATAGCGGCTCTTTTCATAGGAATCCTGACGGGTGGAGGAGACTTCGCAGCGTTCATAAACATACCTTCACTGTTCATAACCGTTGTTGGTTCTATCGCAGCAACCATGGTGGCTCATCCGAAGGACAAAGCCTTCAAGATCGTGAACATCATGCTTTCAACTCTGAAAGAGCCAAAGCTCGATCACGTTTCTCTGATTCAAACGATGGTTTCTTTTTCTGAAAAAGCACGAAGGGAAGGTTTGCTTTCTCTGGAGGAGAATCTGGAGAGTATAGAAGATCCATTCATGAAAAAGGCACTCCAGCTTGTGGTTGACGGAACAGATCCAGATCTTCTGAGGAACATGATGGAAACGGAAATGGAACTCTTCGAGGAGGAACTCGACGGAGAAAGGGCGGTTCTGGAATCCGCAGGGGCGTACGCTCCTGCGTTCGGTATGATTGGAACGCTGATCGGACTCATTCAAATGCTCAAATCCTTGAACAATCCAGAAACACTGGGACCTTCTATGGCGGTTGCTTTGATAACGACACTTTACGGTGCAGTTCTGGCCAACGGTGTCTTTCTTCCCATGGCTGAAAAGATCAAAAAGAGAAGAGATATTCTGGTTTTGGAAAAAAGAATGATACTGGAGGCTGTTCTTTCTATCCAGGCAGGAGAGAACCCGAGGATCCTCGAGGAAAAACTCAAATCGTTCCTCCCTGAGAAAGAAAGACAGGCTTACGAGGCTGCTTCTCAGGAGGCAACCGCGTGA
- a CDS encoding flagellar FlbD family protein, with protein MIRLTRIDGRWFFLNADLIETVEALPDTTITLINGKKYIVKESAEEVVQKVIEYKRKIFNWWKNQGR; from the coding sequence ATGATCAGGTTGACCAGAATAGATGGTAGATGGTTTTTCCTGAACGCCGATTTGATAGAAACCGTAGAAGCACTGCCCGACACAACGATCACCCTCATAAACGGTAAAAAATACATCGTGAAGGAATCCGCAGAGGAGGTTGTTCAAAAGGTGATAGAATACAAGAGAAAGATCTTCAACTGGTGGAAAAACCAGGGTAGGTGA